The following coding sequences lie in one Myxococcus xanthus genomic window:
- a CDS encoding phytoene/squalene synthase family protein, whose translation MSPPVDKALVERGYVLAKQVTRHHAKSFFFASYLLFGLRRKAAFALYAFCRRLDDMVDGDDAVSAADALPVRLARARQRVAELYLPMPELASRELGPPADRVKGSAAATPWDAREFAALEHTVRHFRIPEQPFQDLISGMEMDLTKHRYTTWAELDLYCYRVAGVVGLMLTPVLGCSDAAAVEPAADLGRAMQLTNILRDVREDLERGRVYLPAEELAAFGLSEDDLRRGQVDARWRSFMRFQVERSRAYYARAAAGVRYLTGFGSQRMVRLMGAIYGDILRDIEARDYDVFSARAHVTTRRKLALASAAMVRPAAVLPVPQGEVRMPLLPTGTGG comes from the coding sequence GTGAGCCCGCCTGTCGACAAGGCGCTGGTGGAGCGCGGCTATGTGCTGGCGAAGCAGGTGACGCGCCATCACGCCAAGAGCTTCTTCTTCGCCTCGTACCTGCTCTTCGGCCTGCGCCGGAAGGCGGCGTTCGCGCTCTACGCCTTCTGCCGGCGCCTGGACGACATGGTGGACGGGGACGACGCGGTGAGCGCGGCCGATGCGTTGCCGGTGCGGCTGGCGCGGGCGCGGCAGCGCGTGGCGGAGCTGTACCTGCCCATGCCGGAGCTGGCCTCGCGCGAGCTGGGTCCGCCCGCGGACCGGGTGAAGGGCAGCGCGGCCGCGACGCCGTGGGACGCGCGGGAGTTCGCCGCGCTCGAGCACACGGTGCGCCACTTCCGGATTCCGGAGCAGCCCTTCCAGGACCTCATCTCCGGCATGGAGATGGACTTGACGAAGCACCGCTACACCACCTGGGCGGAGCTGGACCTCTACTGCTACCGCGTGGCGGGTGTGGTGGGGCTGATGCTGACGCCGGTGCTGGGGTGCTCGGACGCGGCGGCGGTGGAGCCCGCGGCCGACCTGGGCCGGGCCATGCAGCTCACCAACATCCTCCGCGACGTGCGCGAGGACCTGGAGCGCGGCCGGGTGTACCTGCCCGCCGAGGAGCTGGCCGCCTTCGGATTGTCGGAGGACGACTTGCGGCGCGGACAGGTGGACGCGCGCTGGCGGTCCTTCATGCGCTTCCAGGTGGAGCGCTCGCGGGCGTACTACGCGCGGGCGGCGGCCGGCGTGCGCTACCTGACGGGCTTCGGCAGTCAGCGGATGGTGCGGCTGATGGGCGCCATCTACGGCGACATCCTGCGCGACATCGAAGCGCGCGACTACGACGTGTTCAGCGCCCGGGCCCACGTGACGACGCGCCGCAAGCTCGCGCTGGCTTCCGCGGCCATGGTGCGGCCCGCCGCGGTGCTGCCCGTCCCCCAGGGCGAGGTGCGCATGCCGCTGCTTCCCACCGGGACGGGCGGGTGA